TACATTAATGGTGTACAGTACATCAGGTATTTGGATGACATGACATTGGTTGTTTCAGATTTAGATGCGGGTCTTATATTGGTTCATGTATATTATAATGGTGATGATAAATACTTAGGATCTGAAGACAATACTACATTCACTGTATATAAAAATGAAGTAATACCTCAATTGTCTGTATCTGATATTACTATTGATGAAATTGAAGAGATTACTGTAACATTACCTGAAGATGCAACCGGATATGTATTGATTAATGTAAATGGAACTCAGTACTATGCTGATATTTCAGGAGGAATTGCTAAATACAGCATTGCTCCTGCAATGACAGGTAAATATGATGTAACCGTAACTTATATTGGAGATAGAAAATATTATAGCAATGAAACTTCAGGTTCATATGTTGTATCCAAACTTAAAACGAACATTGAAATAGCCGGTGAAAATATTATTGTTGGTCAGGATGAAGTATTGACAATTATTACCTCCGTAGACCTTACTGAAGTAATTTTCATTGAAATTGACGGCGTCAATTACACTTCATTCATTACAAACGGTAAAGGGAACTTCACCGCAGTCGGATTAAGCGAAGGATTACACAATGTCACAGTATACTTCAAAGGTGATGACAAATATATGAATGCTTCTAATAAGACTTCATTCACTGTAAAAGCTAAAACCCCTTCAGCTTTAAGCATTAATGTGACTAATATTACTGTCGGCGAAAATGAAGTTATCTATGTAAACGTTACTCCAGGAGCAACAGGAAATGTAACAGTTGTTATTAGAGGAAGAGAATACACTGAAAAATTAGATAACGGAGTTGCTACATTTACAATTTCAGATTTAACTGCAAGAGAATATGAGGTCACTGCAATTTACAACGGTGATGAATATTACTTAAGCAGCAATAATACTGCCAAATTCACTGTTGAAAAACGTGATTTGGACATTATTGTAACAGCTCAAAATATCACTGTTGGTGAAGATGAAATAATTGAAATCAGCTTATCTGAAAGTGAAGATGGTACTGTCTTAGTTAATGTTGGTTCTACCGGTTATTATGTAAATGTTACTGGTGGTAAAGGTTCATTGACTGTCAGTGGTTTGGTTGCTGGTGATTATGACGTTACCGCTACCTATTTAGGTGATGAATTATACGGCACTAAATCAAATACTACTTCATTTAATGTTAAGGCTAAGGCTGATGCTGATATGAATGTGGATATTGGTGATGATAATGTGACTGTTGAGTTGCCTGGTGATGCNNNNNNNNNNNNNNNNNNNNNNNNNNNNNNNNNNNNNNNNNNNNNNNNNNNNNNNNNNNNNNNNNNNNNNNNNNNNNNNNNNNNNNNNNNNNNNNNNNNNNNNNNNNNNNNNNNNNNNNNNNNNNNNNNNNNNNNNNNNNNNNNNNNNNNNNNNNNNNNNNNNNNNNNNNNNNNNNNNNNNNNNNNNNNNNNNNNNNNNNNNNNNNNNNNNNNNNNNNNNNNNNNNNNNNNNNNNNNNNNNNNNNNNNNNNNNNNNNNNNNNNNNNNNNNNNNNNNNNNNNNNNNNNNNNNNNNNNNNNNNNNNNNNNNNNNNNNNNNNNNNNNNNNNNNNNNNNNNNNNNNNNNNNNNNNNNNNNNNNNNNNNNNNNNNNNNNNNNNNNNNNNNNNNNNNNNNNNNNNNNNNNNNNNNNNNNNNNNNNNNNNNNNNNNNNNNNNNNNNNNNNNNNNNNNNNNNNNNNNNNNNNNNNNNNNNNNNNNNNNNNNNNNNNNNNNNNNNNNNNNNNNNNNNNNNNNNNNNNNNNNNNNNNNNNNNNNNNNNNNNNNNNNNNNNNNNNNNNNNNNNNNNNNNNNNNNNNNNNNNNNNNNNNNNNNNNNNNNNNNNNNNNNNNNNNNNNNNNNNNNNNNNNNNNNNNNNNNNNNNNNNNNNNNNNNNNNNNNNNNNNNNNNNNNNNNNNNNNNNNNNNNNNNNNNNNNNNNNNNNNNNNNNNNNNNNNNNNNNNNNNNNNNNNNNNNNNNNNNNNNNNNNNNNNNNNNNNNNNNNNNNNNNNNNNNNNNNNNNNNNNNNNNNNNNNNNNNNNNNNNNNNNNNNNNNNNNNNNNNNNNNNNNNNNNNNNNNNNNNNNNNNNNNNNNNNNNNNNNNNNNNNNNNNNNNNNNNNNNNNNNNNNNNNNNNNNNNNNNNNNNNNNNNNNNNNNNNNNNNNNNNNNNNNNNNNNNNNNNNNNNNNNNNNNNNNNNNNNNNNNNNNNNNNNNNNNNNNNNNNNNNNNNNNNNNNNNNNNNNNNNNNNNNNNNNNNNNNNNNNNNNNNNNNNNNNNNNNNNNNNNNNNNNNNNNNNNNNNNNNNNNNNNNNNNNNNNNNNNNNNNNNNNNNNNNNNNNNNNNNNNNNNNNNNNNNNNNNNNNNNNNNNNNNNNNNNNNNNNNNNNNNNNNNNNNNNNNNNNNNNNNNNNNNNNNNNNNNNNNNNNNNNNNNNNNNNNNNNNNNNNNNNNNNNNNNNNNNNNNNNNNNNNNNNNNNNNNNNNNNNNNNNNNNNNNNNNNNNNNNNNNNNNNNNNNNNNNNNNNNNNNNNNNNNNNNNNNNNNNNNNNNNNNNNNNNNNNNNNNNNNNNNNNNNNNNNNNNNNNNNNNNNNNNNNNNNNNNNNNNNNNNNNNNNNNNNNNNNNNNNNNNNNNNNNNNNNNNNNNNNNNNNNNNNNNNNNNNNNNNNNNNNNNNNNNNNNNNNNNNNNNNNNNNNNNNNNNNNNNNNNNNNNNNNNNNNNNNNNNNNNNNNNNNNNNNNNNNNNNNNNNNNNNNNNNNNNNNNNNNNNNNNNNNNNNNNNNNNNNNNNNNNNNNNNNNNNNNNNNNNNNNNNNNNNNNNNNNNNNNNNNNNNNNNNNNNNNNNNNNNNNNNNNNNNNNNNNNNNNNNNNNNNNNNNNNNNNNNNNNNNNNNNNNNNTCTACGACTGTTGAGGTTCCTAAACTTGATTTAGGTATTGTTGTTGGTGCTCAGAATATTACTGTTGGTGATGTTGAGGTCATTGATATTAGTTTATCTGAGGCTATTGATGGTGTTGTTTTGGTTAATGTTGGTTCTACTGGTTATTATGTGAATGTTACTGGTGGTAAAGGTGCATTGACTGTCAGTGGATTAGTTGCTGGTGATTATGATGTTACCGCTACATTTGTTGCTGATGATATTTATAATTCTAGATCAAACAGTACTATATTCAATGTTAAGGCTAAGGCTGATGCTGATATGAAAGTTGATGTTTCAGAAGATGAAATTACAATCGAATTGCCTGATGACGCTACTGGTAATGTGACTGTCATTATTGATGGTGAAGTCGTTACCATAGCTAACGCAACAGATTCTCCAATCGTTGTTGATATTAGCAATTTAACTGCAGGAAATCATTCTGTTGAGGTAATTTACTCTGGTGATGACAATTATGCACCTGATTACAACTCAACTGATGTTGAAGTACCTAAAGTGGATGATTATCCAATTGAGTTGGATGTAACTGTTGATGGAAACAAAGCTACAATCGATGTTACAATGCCTGAAGATGTTAATGGAGTAGTGTTTGTTGATGTTGACGGCGTAGGATACTATGCAAACGTAACTGATGGTAAAGCTACCTTAGAAATAAATGATTTACCAATCGGTGAACACAATGTCGCTGTCACTTATCCTGGTGATGACAAATATTCAACCCTTGAAAATTCAACCATGTTTGACATATCAGATAAAGGATCAACTCCAATCGATATTATTACACACAATATAACTGTTGGTGAGGATTTACCTGTAACTGTTGTTGTCTTGAGCAGCGCTACAGGCAATATTACCATTGAAATCGACGGCAATAACTACACGGCAGAAGTAATTAATGGAATATCTAAATTCACGGTTTCCAATTTAACTGCAGGTAACTACACTATTGTAGCTTATTACCCTGGAGATATCAGGCATAATTCAAATACTACTTCAGACTTTGTTGTAGTAAATAAAGTCAAGGATTATACAATGGATGTTACTGAAAACGGTAAAGAACTCATCATACGTCTTCCTGAAGATGCAACAGGTAACGTTACCGTAACTGTGGACGGTGAAAACTTCACCGGTGAAATTGTCAATGGAACAGTTACCATTTATGATCCTAACATGACTTCAGGTCCTCACAATGTCTCTGTAATCTACGGTGGAGACGACAAGTACGCTCCAAAACAGTACGATGAGGAAATCAACGTCAAGAACAGGGTTATAATCACTGCTCCTCACGTTGTCAAGTATTATTCCGGTCCTGAAAGGTTCTACGTATATCTTGAAGACTTGAATGGCAATAAGATAGCTGACGCATCCATATCCATTACAATCAATGGAGTGACCTATAACAGAACAACCGATGAAAACGGAACTGCATCAATCGCTTTAAATCTGAACAGTAACAATTACACTGCATTTGTCGTATTCAATGGAAATGAGAAATTCAATTCAACCAGCACAATGTCCGGTGTGAACGTTCTTCCTACCATTTACGCAAATGACCTAGTCAAAGTGTTCAGAAATGGAACCCAATACTATGCGCTATTTGTTGATGGAGAAGGAAATCCATTGGCTAATACTGACGTTACGTTCAACATACATGGTGTCTTCTACACCAGAACAACCAATGAAAGCGGTTGGGCTAAGTTAAATATTAACTTGGAGAAAGGAACCTATATCCTAACCGCAATCAATCCGGTTACCGGTGAAATGCGTACGAATACCATTATCGTATACTCACAAATCACAGAAAATCAAGACTTGATTAAGTATTATCGCAATGGTAGCCAATTTGCAGTTAGAATCATTGGTGACGATGGAAATCCTGTAGGTGCCGGCGAAGAAGTTACGTTCAATATTCATGGAAGAATCTACACCCGCTACACTAACGATGACGGACACGTTTCATTGAATATCAATCTTGAACCTGGCGACTACATTATAACCACTTACTACAAGGACTGCCGTGAAGGTAATCACATCCATGTATTGCCTATACTTTTCGCAAAAGACCTTGAAATGAGTTATAAGGACGGTTCCCAATTCTTTGCACACCTGCTTGACGGTCAAGGAAATCCTTTCCCTGACCAGACCATTACTTTCAATGTAAATGGTGTGATGTATGAAAGGACTACAAATTTGACCGGTGATGCAAGACTGAACATCAATCTTGAACCTGGCGAGTATGTAATCACTTCATCATATAATGGTGAAAAAATTACAAATAAAATTACAATAAATTAGGAGTTAATTTTTCACTCCTATTTCTTTTTCTTTTTTATAACATTTACCCATAATAATTCTGCTACTTTTTGATTAATCATGTATTTTAATTAATGCTTGAATTAATATTTTGATGTTTATCATGAAAAAACTATTATTAATTCATTAGTGATGTACATTGGATGGTTAATTTTGGTAAAAAAAATAAAATTTTAGAGGAAACTAGAGTTCCCCTCTGGCCTTTCTTTCATCAAGAAGCTTCAGACCCAAATCTCCTAATTTGTACTTTTGAATTTTTCCGCTCGTCGTCAGCGGAAATTCATCAACAAAGAAAACATATTTGGGAACTTTATATCTTGCTATGCTGCCGATGCAGAAGTCACGGATGTCAGCTTCGG
The Methanobrevibacter millerae genome window above contains:
- a CDS encoding Ig-like domain-containing protein, translating into TIIVTLPEGEYSGNVTIYVDGTPYNRTITYDPATNISQAILTLDGLASGNYNVKAVFITEDGGVPVVYEGSTSFAVSKISSSIVINPISDINVGENATITFVVSPSDATGNITVYINGVQYIRYLDDMTLVVSDLDAGLILVHVYYNGDDKYLGSEDNTTFTVYKNEVIPQLSVSDITIDEIEEITVTLPEDATGYVLINVNGTQYYADISGGIAKYSIAPAMTGKYDVTVTYIGDRKYYSNETSGSYVVSKLKTNIEIAGENIIVGQDEVLTIITSVDLTEVIFIEIDGVNYTSFITNGKGNFTAVGLSEGLHNVTVYFKGDDKYMNASNKTSFTVKAKTPSALSINVTNITVGENEVIYVNVTPGATGNVTVVIRGREYTEKLDNGVATFTISDLTAREYEVTAIYNGDEYYLSSNNTAKFTVEKRDLDIIVTAQNITVGEDEIIEISLSESEDGTVLVNVGSTGYYVNVTGGKGSLTVSGLVAGDYDVTATYLGDELYGTKSNTTSFNVKAKADADMNVDIGDDNVTVELPGDA
- a CDS encoding Ig-like domain-containing protein, whose product is STTVEVPKLDLGIVVGAQNITVGDVEVIDISLSEAIDGVVLVNVGSTGYYVNVTGGKGALTVSGLVAGDYDVTATFVADDIYNSRSNSTIFNVKAKADADMKVDVSEDEITIELPDDATGNVTVIIDGEVVTIANATDSPIVVDISNLTAGNHSVEVIYSGDDNYAPDYNSTDVEVPKVDDYPIELDVTVDGNKATIDVTMPEDVNGVVFVDVDGVGYYANVTDGKATLEINDLPIGEHNVAVTYPGDDKYSTLENSTMFDISDKGSTPIDIITHNITVGEDLPVTVVVLSSATGNITIEIDGNNYTAEVINGISKFTVSNLTAGNYTIVAYYPGDIRHNSNTTSDFVVVNKVKDYTMDVTENGKELIIRLPEDATGNVTVTVDGENFTGEIVNGTVTIYDPNMTSGPHNVSVIYGGDDKYAPKQYDEEINVKNRVIITAPHVVKYYSGPERFYVYLEDLNGNKIADASISITINGVTYNRTTDENGTASIALNLNSNNYTAFVVFNGNEKFNSTSTMSGVNVLPTIYANDLVKVFRNGTQYYALFVDGEGNPLANTDVTFNIHGVFYTRTTNESGWAKLNINLEKGTYILTAINPVTGEMRTNTIIVYSQITENQDLIKYYRNGSQFAVRIIGDDGNPVGAGEEVTFNIHGRIYTRYTNDDGHVSLNINLEPGDYIITTYYKDCREGNHIHVLPILFAKDLEMSYKDGSQFFAHLLDGQGNPFPDQTITFNVNGVMYERTTNLTGDARLNINLEPGEYVITSSYNGEKITNKITIN